In a single window of the Zea mays cultivar B73 chromosome 5, Zm-B73-REFERENCE-NAM-5.0, whole genome shotgun sequence genome:
- the LOC103626128 gene encoding uncharacterized protein, translating into MMPVAHVVEWTYQKFAKYGMEVPQLTPSRIRLLSCNRTFSCSRAKEQLGYEPLVSLKDGLKRTVESYPHLQAQNHRSISKASIFLGNGNRMKLPSSLVPTHTLYIHSTFVLPHLKSLPIYLFICSCKNSTLGRCEANCDSASTVGCYLLPLIYMWLHLHHSDGKAFVINCYVLIHSWHASIKSVQSFILLFIC; encoded by the exons ATGATGCCAGTGGCTCATGTTGTAGAATGGACTTACCAGAAATTTGCCAAGTATGGAATGGAAGTTCCTCAGCTGACCCCTTCAAGGATCAGGCTGCTTTCATGTAACAGGACATTCAGTTGCTCAAGAGCAAAGGAGCAGCTTGGTTATGAACCTCTCGTGTCCCTTAAG GATGGACTGAAGAGAACAGTAGAGTCGTACCCCCATCTACAAGCTCAGAATCATAGGAGTATATCAAAGGCTTCAATTTTCCTCGGGAATGGAAATCGTATGAAACTGCCTTCATCCCTTGTGCCCACACATACCCTGTATATTCATAGTACTTTTGTACTTCCACATTTGAAATCCTTACCAATTTATCTATTCATATGCAGTTGCAAAAACAGTACTTTGGGAAGATGCGAAGCAAACTGTGATAGTGCTTCTACTGTTGGTTGTTATCTACTACCACTTATTTACATGTGGTTACACCTTCATCACAGCGATGGCAAAGCTTTTGTCATTAACTGCtatgttcttattcattcatggcaTGCTTCCATCAAATCTGTACAGTCCTTTATT